The following coding sequences are from one Ornithodoros turicata isolate Travis chromosome 1, ASM3712646v1, whole genome shotgun sequence window:
- the LOC135386034 gene encoding 52 kDa repressor of the inhibitor of the protein kinase-like, with the protein MKRASLQKIDSFFSRAPKHALQTSIQDSEEVAAPAISQSGSSTLPTDDSDADANPQIACAMPASAVADGNGSRHERSHSAEHECELSNTMSDSGRNDGSAAAFLLDVGSFVGKHVDDFTKRRLLESHWHPAENYSFPYSVHKKGGKEEKRYVSHSHLSKFNWLVLSKCQSGLYCKYCALFTTGSVGGYQRNVTLQKLVTKPLRTFARLLGKDGDLPLHEATRYHKEAVQAAKAFLACADAPETCVANQVSCQRLHQVDENRKRLLPIIDSIIFLGRQGIPFRGHRDDGMLADCSQGTSLTSNEGNFRELLRFRVASGDTELQKHLASTSSRATYISKTTQNELIQCCGEEVLATVTGRVHESGMYSVMFDETTDLAHMSQLSLILRYVHKNVVREDFVQFVDLRRVSSDTDTGINIEEPVLTGKILGEQVVTTLKTLGLDPEKCVGIATDGCSVMVSEICGAVSEIKKHAPNAVHCPCFNHALNLSLSKSCKVQAIRNAVGIMKEVISFFAASSKRNVVLKSTLGGQLKGLCETRWVERHDSVIQFRESVGSVSKALDTIADWKEMQSAAKAKTLRAAISDSEFLVAIVCLADILAHTVPLSRLFQKEYLDVRTARSALADTMTVLRDRREKSEEAFSELYKQASALGEELGTELRSPRIAKRQTHRCNVATANTESYYRMSLYTPLMDNVLSDLETRFTTEAERAYELFLFVPPHTCATDGVDKEAVSAIGERYSAFMGNSAPIGPLLLQAELRLWREKWKTQTEVPGTAVEALDKCDREVFPLIRTLLQVLATLPVSVASAERSFSTLRRLKSWMRTQMAEERLTALALLHTHRDIAIDTQRVIDRFASKARGQRRLDFVI; encoded by the coding sequence ATGAAGCGAGCGAGTCTTCAAAAGATTGACAGTTTCTTTAGTCGCGCTCCCAAGCATGCCTTGCAAACTTCAATTCAAGACAGCGAGGAGGTCGCGGCGCCGGCAATATCACAATCGGGTTCCTCTACGTTGCCCACGGATGACAGCGACGCGGACGCCAATCCTCAGATAGCGTGTGCCATGCCAGCAAGTGCTGTGGCTGACGGCAACGGTTCACGACATGAGCGCAGTCACAGTGCTGAACATGAATGCGAACTATCGAACACCATGAGTGACAGTGGAAGGAATGATGGCTCCGCTGCAGCCTTTTTACTAGACGTTGGAAGCTTTGTCGGGAAACATGTTGACGACTTCACTAAGCGGCGCTTGTTGGAATCTCATTGGCATCCAGCGGAAAACTACAGTTTCCCATACTCCGTCCACAAAAAAGGCGGCAAGGAAGAAAAGAGATATGTAAGCCACTCACATTTGAGCAAATTTAACTGGCTGGTTCTCTCGAAGTGCCAAAGTGGTCTCTATTGCAAGTATTGTGCACTCTTCACAACGGGGAGCGTAGGAGGGTACCAAAGGAATGTTACTCTTCAAAAGCTCGTTACAAAACCTCTCCGAACATTCGCGAGGCTACTTGGCAAAGATGGTGACCTCCCTCTGCATGAAGCAACTAGATACCACAAAGAGGCGGTTCAAGCCGCAAAAGCCTTTCTTGCCTGTGCCGATGCACCTGAAACGTGCGTCGCCAATCAAGTATCTTGTCAGCGACTTCATCAAGTGGATGAGAACCGGAAAAGACTCTTGCCTATCATAGACTCTATAATCTTTCTAGGGCGCCAAGGAATACCGTTTCGCGGACACAGAGACGACGGGATGCTTGCAGACTGTTCGCAAGGTACTTCATTAACGTCAAACGAGGGCAACTTTCGAGAACTTTTGCGGTTCCGGGTCGCCAGTGGGGACACAGAACTCCAAAAGCACCTTGCCAGCACGTCGTCCCGGGCCACATACATCAGCAAAACGACGCAGAATGAACTCATCCAGTGCTGTGGAGAGGAAGTCCTTGCCACGGTCACTGGGCGTGTGCACGAATCCGGCATGTACAGCGTTATGTTCGACGAAACCACTGACCTAGCTCACATGTCGCAGCTTAGTCTCATTTTACGCTACGTTCACAAGAATGTGGTTCGAGAGGACTTTGTACAGTTCGTCGATCTTCGTCGTGTCAGTAGCGATACTGATACCGGTATCAACATTGAAGAGCCCGTCTTGACAGGAAAGATACTCGGGGAACAGGTTGTAACAACACTGAAGACCTTAGGCCTCGACCCAGAAAAGTGCGTAGGTATAGCTACCGACGGCTGCAGCGTCATGGTGTCCGAGATCTGTGGCGCTGTGTCTGAGATCAAGAAACATGCGCCTAATGCGGTGCACTGCCCGTGCTTCAACCACGCACTCAACCTGTCTTTGTCCAAGTCCTGCAAAGTCCAAGCGATCAGAAATGCTGTTGGCATTATGAAAGAAGTAATTTCCTTCTTTGCGGCGTCATCGAAACGAAACGTGGTATTAAAGAGCACCCTTGGAGGCCAACTTAAAGGCCTTTGTGAGACGAGGTGGGTTGAACGGCACGACAGCGTTATACAGTTTCGAGAGTCCGTGGGCAGTGTGTCGAAAGCTCTTGATACCATTGCTGACTGGAAAGAGATGCAAAGCGCAGCGAAAGCAAAGACGCTCCGTGCTGCCATCAGTGACTCCGAATTCCTAGTAGCAATTGTTTGCTTGGCGGACATACTCGCGCACACTGTTCCACTGAGTCGTCTCTTTCAGAAGGAATATCTTGACGTTCGCACGGCTAGGAGCGCGTTGGCAGACACCATGACTGTTCTCCGCGACCGCAGAGAGAAAAGTGAAGAGGCATTTTCGGAGCTCTACAAGCAAGCCAGTGCCCTGGGAGAAGAACTGGGAACAGAGTTGCGGTCCCCACGTATAGCTAAGAGACAGACTCACAGGTGCAACGTCGCTACGGCCAATACAGAGAGCTACTACAGGATGTCACTGTACACTCCGTTAATGGATAATGTGCTGTCAGATTTAGAGACAAGGTTTACAACCGAGGCGGAAAGAGCATACGAGCTGTTCCTTTTTGTGCCCCCTCACACCTGTGCCACAGACGGCGTCGACAAGGAAGCTGTTTCTGCTATTGGGGAGCGGTATTCTGCGTTCATGGGGAATAGCGCGCCAATAGGACCACTTCTACTTCAAGCCGAGCTGAGGTTATGGCGCGAAAAGTGGAAGACCCAGACTGAGGTGCCGGGTACTGCTGTTGAAGCTCTGGACAAATGCGACAGGGAGGTCTTCCCTCTAATACGTACGCTTCTACAAGTACTGGCCACTCTCCCTGTTAGCGTAGCCAGTGCCGAACGGTCCTTCTCTACTCTCCGTCGGTTAAAATCGTGGATGAGGACACAGATGGCTGAAGAGCGCTTGACTGCGTTGGCATTGCTGCACACCCATAGGGACATTGCCATCGATACGCAAAGGGTCATCGATCGTTTCGCAAGTAAGGCTCGCGGACAACGGAGACTAGATTTTGTCATCTGA